Proteins encoded by one window of Erwinia pyrifoliae DSM 12163:
- a CDS encoding cyclic di-GMP phosphodiesterase, which translates to MPLSTTVRRHVIQPRRVTFLSMSIGFIVFLLFICCSIAVTSHKRSEDHDRLVNYSKNYLIRVMRELQQTLLPLQAETNANCDRVRDNLAERAALTSNIRAILLVNHNNVVCSSATGTMSMDIHKISPYTNANESTDTHLISATPMQKDKPAMVLWLKNAALPGSGILTTLNINMAPYLLLTSRQHENSGVAIVTGDTAITTWNEQVVNARALPPDPLRRVVIPGYPMTLYLYGETLPNRDLHIIVLSGLLIGIIIACGCYLLFALRSRHGKEILQGIKRGEFHVEYQPIIAAHSAKPYGLEALLRWTHPTEGPIPADAFISYAEGQNLIVPLTRHLFTLIAQDAQSLRHVVPAGTQLGLNLSPNHLTSPGFCKDVHEWLAMMPVDHFEYIFEITERTMVSDSNANEMFDWIREQNIKIAIDDFGTGHSALLYLEKFHFDYLKIDRGFVQSVGIKTVTSQVLDTVLALAKKLNLKTVAEGVETKEQALWLIDRGVTHLQGYLYSRPLTVARLTEYFIQWQAPAPDCAGPNISPVPH; encoded by the coding sequence ATGCCATTATCTACCACCGTCAGACGGCATGTTATCCAGCCGCGCAGAGTCACCTTTCTGAGTATGAGTATCGGCTTTATTGTTTTTCTACTCTTTATCTGTTGCTCAATAGCCGTCACCTCGCACAAACGTTCTGAAGATCACGACCGACTGGTCAACTATAGCAAGAACTACCTCATTCGCGTTATGAGAGAACTGCAACAAACCCTGCTGCCTTTGCAGGCGGAAACCAATGCCAACTGCGACCGGGTACGCGACAACTTAGCCGAGCGGGCAGCATTGACGTCCAATATCCGCGCTATTTTATTGGTAAATCACAATAATGTCGTTTGCTCATCGGCTACCGGCACGATGAGCATGGATATCCATAAGATATCCCCTTATACCAATGCAAATGAATCGACGGATACTCACCTGATTTCCGCTACGCCAATGCAAAAGGATAAACCAGCCATGGTGCTGTGGCTGAAAAACGCCGCGCTTCCCGGCAGCGGCATTCTGACCACCCTGAATATCAATATGGCCCCCTATCTGCTGCTGACATCGCGTCAGCATGAGAACAGCGGAGTGGCCATTGTCACCGGTGATACGGCCATCACTACCTGGAACGAACAGGTAGTGAACGCGCGCGCGCTGCCGCCCGATCCGCTACGGCGTGTTGTCATTCCCGGCTACCCAATGACGCTGTACCTGTACGGTGAAACGCTGCCCAACCGCGATCTGCATATTATCGTACTGTCCGGGCTGTTAATCGGGATAATTATCGCCTGCGGCTGCTACCTGCTGTTTGCGTTGCGCTCGCGCCATGGCAAAGAGATTTTACAGGGGATCAAGCGCGGTGAATTTCACGTAGAATACCAGCCCATTATTGCCGCCCACAGCGCTAAACCCTACGGACTGGAAGCTCTGCTGCGCTGGACCCATCCCACTGAGGGACCGATACCCGCCGATGCATTTATCAGTTATGCCGAAGGGCAGAACCTGATTGTGCCGCTCACGCGCCATTTGTTTACCCTGATTGCTCAGGACGCCCAAAGTTTGCGCCATGTGGTGCCAGCCGGTACCCAATTGGGGCTTAATCTCTCCCCTAATCACCTGACCAGCCCGGGCTTTTGCAAAGATGTGCATGAATGGCTGGCGATGATGCCCGTTGACCATTTTGAATATATCTTCGAAATAACGGAACGCACGATGGTGTCGGACAGCAACGCCAATGAAATGTTTGACTGGATCCGTGAACAAAATATTAAAATTGCCATTGATGACTTTGGCACCGGTCACAGCGCCCTGCTCTATCTGGAAAAGTTCCACTTTGACTACCTCAAGATAGACCGTGGCTTTGTACAGAGTGTCGGCATCAAGACGGTCACTTCTCAGGTGCTGGATACGGTGCTTGCACTGGCGAAAAAACTGAATTTGAAAACGGTTGCGGAAGGCGTTGAAACCAAAGAGCAGGCTTTATGGCTGATCGACCGTGGGGTCACCCATCTGCAAGGTTATCTGTACAGCCGCCCTCTTACCGTGGCGCGGCTAACCGAGTATTTCATTCAGTGGCAAGCTCCTGCCCCGGATTGCGCTGGCCCGAACATTTCGCCCGTGCCACACTGA
- the mepS gene encoding bifunctional murein DD-endopeptidase/murein LD-carboxypeptidase: MVTSQPFLRYILRALPAVALATLLSACSSNSGHNVQTDTHAVKNQNGFLLQASQDEFEQMVQNVDIKSRLMDQYASWKGVRYRLGGTSKSGIDCSAFVQTTFREQFALELPRSTWQQEDTGRSIQRTKLRPGDLVMFRAGSTGRHVGIYLSNDNFVHASTSSGVMISNLNDAYWKSRYREARRVLSRTQS, translated from the coding sequence ATGGTCACGTCTCAACCTTTTCTGAGATATATCCTGCGGGCGCTCCCCGCTGTCGCATTAGCGACACTGTTGTCAGCATGTAGTTCGAACAGCGGACACAATGTACAAACTGATACTCATGCAGTTAAAAACCAAAACGGTTTTTTACTGCAAGCGTCTCAGGATGAATTCGAACAGATGGTTCAGAATGTGGATATTAAATCCCGCCTGATGGATCAATATGCCAGCTGGAAAGGTGTACGTTACCGTCTTGGCGGTACCAGTAAAAGCGGCATTGATTGCTCCGCCTTTGTCCAGACCACGTTCCGTGAACAGTTTGCTCTTGAACTGCCACGTTCAACATGGCAGCAGGAAGACACGGGTAGAAGCATTCAGCGCACCAAACTCCGCCCCGGCGATTTAGTGATGTTTCGTGCCGGTTCCACCGGTCGACATGTCGGTATTTATCTCAGTAACGACAATTTTGTTCATGCCTCTACCAGTAGTGGCGTGATGATTTCCAATCTAAATGACGCCTACTGGAAAAGCCGATACCGTGAAGCACGTCGGGTACTGAGCCGAACGCAAAGTTGA